A single region of the Musa acuminata AAA Group cultivar baxijiao chromosome BXJ1-11, Cavendish_Baxijiao_AAA, whole genome shotgun sequence genome encodes:
- the LOC103970732 gene encoding lysine-specific demethylase REF6 isoform X1 codes for MASAASSSAPGVATSDAPPLEVPPWLKSLPLAPEFHPTLQEFQDPIAYILKIEKEAAAYGICKIVPPLPPAPKKTAVANLNRSFAARDPGGRKPPTFTTRQQQIGFCPRRPRPVQKPVWQSGEHYTLQQFETKARQFERSHLRRGGGGGGGRKASSAAATAPTALSPLEIETLFWRAAADKPFSIEYANDMPGSGFAPMPAAGRRWREEALANVGESAWNMRGVSRAKGSLLRFMKEEIPGVTSPMVYVAMLFSWFAWHVEDHELHSLNYLHMGAGKTWYGVPRDAGQAFEEVIRVHGYGGEVNPLVTFALLGEKTTVMSPEVLVGAGIPCCRLVQNAGDFVVTFPGAYHSGFSHGFNCGEAANIATPEWLRFAKEAAVRRASINYPPMVSHFQLLYALALSLCTRMPTSDGSEPRSSRLKDKMKGDGEEMVKNAFVQNVIQNNHLLSVLLDMGASCVVLPKKAPEIPLCSNSLVRNQVKVKPRLSHGLCNHQEALEASRIIPSNDAGLGLNARVRDFSGLFSFRGNSTSVENGNMISSGSCNKYFRADLFSSSSDSQNLEGEKEGTIQGDGLLDQGLLSCVTCGILSFACVAVIQLNEATAKYLMSANCAFLNDHIIGSGEVSGISGDTNWKTSRNNLITDIVQVSDQSMEIVSDVTCPRGASALDLLASAYADSSDVEDEDIPHEKSMCFDKNGMNESSEIHGAIQHFKTAIEPQVLCSREVAHEETYMHLDGADNQIGMSAQSSRVADVSDTLNGHANDVVDNSCQQKSEFSSMNQLEDSKLVSISDLEDNGVMATSNASVKFVEEPKDVHVRDLDDDCQNAGTTEIYCSSFKSTSVSTEISVNHDFCGNPVVPEKSTAMHPKLRNVDPKMTSSTGLVMQGSDKDSSRMHVFCLEHAAEVEKQLQPIGGVHMMLLCHPDYPKIESEAKLLAEELGIGYIWKDVKFQEANKQDQERIKAALEDEEVMPMNSDWTVKLGINLYYTANLSKSPLYSKQMPYNPIIYKVFGRNSMGNSPVKPKANGRRPGRQRKIVVAGRWCGKVWMSNQVHPYLAHRMEAQEQEHTEELYSLDIDQKPLIEIDIEHSSKASSKRNSSGSSVATKNSGKKRKKPSSKAKSKKRRCTMADADSKSEDVSGTSASSLGRTLRSNHRRQNVSTSLQKSSLKDESGGPSTRLRNRSSKCEEVKKKLAIKKQSRKKKANTTQTANLALKDEEQEFTCDIEGCTMSFSTKQDLALHKRDICPVKGCGKKFFSHKYLVQHRKVHMDDRPLVCPWKGCKMTFKWPWARTEHIRVHTGDRPYVCWEPGCGQTFRFVSDFSRHKRKTGHSAKKGRR; via the exons ATGGCCTCGGCAGCGTCGTCGTCTGCACCAGGGGTGGCGACTTCGGACGCGCCACCACTGGAAGTGCCGCCGTGGCTGAAGTCGCTGCCATTGGCGCCGGAGTTCCACCCCACGCTGCAGGAGTTCCAGGACCCCATCGCCTACATCCTCAAGATCGAGAAGGAGGCCGCCGCCTACGGCATCTGCAAGATCGTTCCGCCGCTCCCCCCGGCCCCCAAGAAGACCGCCGTCGCTAACCTCAACCGCTCCTTCGCCGCCCGCGACCCCGGTGGCAGGAAACCCCCCACCTTCACCACCCGCCAGCAGCAGATCGGCTTCTGCCCCCGCCGCCCCCGCCCCGTCCAGAAGCCCGTCTGGCAGAGCGGCGAGCACTACACACTCCAGCAGTTCGAGACCAAGGCCCGCCAATTTGAGCGCTCCCATCTCCGtcggggcggcggcggaggcggcgggcgcaaggcctcctccgccgccgccaccgcccccACCGCCCTCTCCCCGCTCGAGATCGAGACCCTCTTCTGGCGGGCCGCCGCCGACAAGCCCTTCTCGATCGAGTACGCCAACGACATGCCCGGGTCAGGGTTCGCGCCGATGCCTGCTGCCGGCCGGCGCTGGCGCGAGGAGGCCCTGGCCAACGTCGGGGAGTCTGCGTGGAACATGCGGGGCGTGTCGCGTGCCAAGGGCTCGCTCCTCCGGTTCATGAAGGAGGAGATCCCCGGGGTGACATCCCCCATGGTGTACGTAGCCATGTTGTTCAGCTGGTTTGCGTGGCATGTCGAGGACCACGAGCTGCACAGCTTGAATTACCTGCATATGGGTGCAGGCAAGACGTGGTACGGGGTGCCCAGGGATGCCGGACAAGCATTCGAGGAGGTGATCCGGGTGCACGGCTATGGCGGGGAGGTGAATCCTCTCG TGACTTTTGCACTCCTGGGTGAGAAGACTACTGTTATGTCTCCCGAAGTACTTGTTGGAGCGGGAATCCCATGCTGCAG GTTGGTTCAGAATGCTGGAGATTTTGTTGTCACGTTTCCTGGGGCTTATCATTCAGGGTTTAGTCATG GATTTAATTGTGGGGAGGCAGCAAATATTGCTACACCTGAATGGTTAAGATTCGCCAAAGAAGCTGCAGTTCGGAGGGCTTCAATAAACTATCCTCCTATGGTGTCTCATTTCCAGTTGCTATATGCACTGGCACTGTCTTTATGCACAAG GATGCCAACAAGTGACGGAAGTGAGCCACGGAGTTCTAGATTGAAAGATAAGATGAAAGGAGACGGAGAAGAGATGGTCAAAAATGCATTTGTTCAAAATGTGATCCAAAATAATCACCTACTTAGTGTTCTTCTTGACATGGGAGCATcctgtgttgttcttccgaaaaaAGCACCTGAAATTCCTTTATGTTCTAATTCACTTGTTAGAAATCAAGTCAAGGTAAAGCCAAGATTATCACATGGCTTATGTAACCATCAGGAAGCTTTAGAAGCATCACGAATTATACCTTCCAATGATGCTGGTCTGGGCTTGAATGCAAGGGTTAGAGACTTCAGTGGGTTATTTTCATTTAGAGGAAATTCTACATCAGTAGAAAATGGTAATATGATTTCATCAGGCTCATGCAACAAATATTTTCGTGCTGAtctcttctcttcctcatctGATTCACAAAATTTGGAAGGTGAAAAAGAAGGGACGATACAAGGCGATGGGTTGCTAGATCAAGGACTATTGTCATGTGTCACATGTGGGATTTTGAGCTTTGCATGTGTGGCTGTCATTCAACTAAATGAGGCAACAGCAAAATATCTTATGTCTGCAAACTGTGCTTTCCTTAATGATCATATTATTGGCTCAGGAGAAGTTAGTGGCATAAGCGGAGATACAAATTGGAAGACCAGCAGAAACAACCTGATTACTGACATTG TTCAGGTTTCGGACCAGAGCATGGAAATAGTTTCTGATGTTACATGTCCGAGAGGTGCTTCTGCACTTGATCTTTTAGCTTCTGCTTATGCGGATTCATCAGACGTTGAGGATGAAGATATTCCACATGAGAAGTCTATGTGCTTTGATAAAAATGGCATGAATGAGTCCTCAGAAATACATGGTGCCATTCAGCACTTCAAAACTGCAATTGAACCCCAAGTCCTCtgttcaagggaggttgcacatgAGGAAACATACATGCACTTGGATGGAGCAGACAACCAAATTGGTATGTCTGCTCAGAGTTCTCGTGTTGCTGATGTATCAGATACTTTAAATGGACATGCCAACGATGTTGTGGACAACAGTTGCCAACAAAAATCAGAGTTCTCTAGCATGAATCAGCTAGAAGATAGTAAATTAGTAAGTATATCTGATTTAGAGGATAACGGGGTGATGGCAACTTCTAATGCTTCAGTAAAGTTTGTGGAGGAGCCTAAAGATGTGCATGTCAGGGACCTAGATGATGATTGTCAGAATGCTGGAACTACTGAAATTTATTGCAGCAGCTTCAAGTCAACTTCTGTTTCGACAGAAATCTCTGTCAATCATGATTTCTGTGGCAACCCAGTTGTGCCAGAAAAAAGTACAGCAATGCATCCAAAATTAAGAAATGTTGATCCAAAAATGACTAGCTCAACAGGATTAGTTATGCAAGGATCTGACAAAGATTCTTCAAGAATGCATGTATTCTGTCTTGAGCATGCTGCAGAGGTTGAAAAACAACTTCAGCCGATAGGTGGGGTGCATATGATGCTTCTTTGTCATCCAG ACTATCCCAAAATAGAATCAGAAGCAAAGTTGTTGGCGGAAGAACTAGGAATTGGTTATATATGGAAAGATGTAAAGTTCCAGGAGGCAAATAAACAAGATCAAGAAAGAATCAAAGCGGCCTTAGAGGATGAAGAAGTCATGCCCATGAATAGTGATTGGACAGTGAAACTGGGAATCAACCTGTATTATACTGCCAACCTTAGCAAATCTCCCCTCTACAGCAAGCAAATGCCATATAATCCAATTATATACAAGGTTTTTGGTCGCAATTCCATGGGTAACTCCCCTGTAAAGCCAAAGGCCAACGGGAGGCGCCCAGGAAGACAGAGGAAAATAGTTGTTGCTGGTAGGTGGTGTGGAAAGGTTTGGATGTCAAACCAGGTCCACCCGTATTTAGCCCACAGAATGGAAGCTCAGGAGCAAGAACATACAGAAGAGCTTTATTCACTTGATATCGATCAGAAGCCTTTGATCGAGATAGATATTGAGCATTCCAGCAAAGCATCATCCAAAAGGAACTCATCAGGTAGCAGTGTGGCAACAAAAAATTctggaaagaagaggaagaagcctTCGAGCAAGGCAAAATCCAAGAAACGCAGATGCACCATGGCAGACGCAGATTCAAAATCTGAAGATGTATCCGGAACTTCTGCATCCTCGCTTGGGAGAACTTTGAGAAGCAACCATCGCAGGCAGAATGTAAGCACTAGCCTACAGAAATCGAGTTTGAAAGATGAATCAGGAGGCCCTAGCACGCGTCTCAGGAACCGATCATCCAAGTGTGAAGAGGTTAAGAAGAAATTAGCTATCAAGAAGCAATCTAGAAAGAAGAAAGCCAATACTACTCAAACTGCAAACCTTGCACTCAAGGATGAGGAGCAAGAATTTACATGTGATATTGAGGGGTGCACTATGAGCTTCAGCACGAAGCAAGATCTGGCCTTACACAAG
- the LOC103970732 gene encoding lysine-specific demethylase REF6 isoform X2 — MASAASSSAPGVATSDAPPLEVPPWLKSLPLAPEFHPTLQEFQDPIAYILKIEKEAAAYGICKIVPPLPPAPKKTAVANLNRSFAARDPGGRKPPTFTTRQQQIGFCPRRPRPVQKPVWQSGEHYTLQQFETKARQFERSHLRRGGGGGGGRKASSAAATAPTALSPLEIETLFWRAAADKPFSIEYANDMPGSGFAPMPAAGRRWREEALANVGESAWNMRGVSRAKGSLLRFMKEEIPGVTSPMVYVAMLFSWFAWHVEDHELHSLNYLHMGAGKTWYGVPRDAGQAFEEVIRVHGYGGEVNPLVTFALLGEKTTVMSPEVLVGAGIPCCRLVQNAGDFVVTFPGAYHSGFSHGFNCGEAANIATPEWLRFAKEAAVRRASINYPPMVSHFQLLYALALSLCTRMPTSDGSEPRSSRLKDKMKGDGEEMVKNAFVQNVIQNNHLLSVLLDMGASCVVLPKKAPEIPLCSNSLVRNQVKVKPRLSHGLCNHQEALEASRIIPSNDAGLGLNARVRDFSGLFSFRGNSTSVENGEKEGTIQGDGLLDQGLLSCVTCGILSFACVAVIQLNEATAKYLMSANCAFLNDHIIGSGEVSGISGDTNWKTSRNNLITDIVQVSDQSMEIVSDVTCPRGASALDLLASAYADSSDVEDEDIPHEKSMCFDKNGMNESSEIHGAIQHFKTAIEPQVLCSREVAHEETYMHLDGADNQIGMSAQSSRVADVSDTLNGHANDVVDNSCQQKSEFSSMNQLEDSKLVSISDLEDNGVMATSNASVKFVEEPKDVHVRDLDDDCQNAGTTEIYCSSFKSTSVSTEISVNHDFCGNPVVPEKSTAMHPKLRNVDPKMTSSTGLVMQGSDKDSSRMHVFCLEHAAEVEKQLQPIGGVHMMLLCHPDYPKIESEAKLLAEELGIGYIWKDVKFQEANKQDQERIKAALEDEEVMPMNSDWTVKLGINLYYTANLSKSPLYSKQMPYNPIIYKVFGRNSMGNSPVKPKANGRRPGRQRKIVVAGRWCGKVWMSNQVHPYLAHRMEAQEQEHTEELYSLDIDQKPLIEIDIEHSSKASSKRNSSGSSVATKNSGKKRKKPSSKAKSKKRRCTMADADSKSEDVSGTSASSLGRTLRSNHRRQNVSTSLQKSSLKDESGGPSTRLRNRSSKCEEVKKKLAIKKQSRKKKANTTQTANLALKDEEQEFTCDIEGCTMSFSTKQDLALHKRDICPVKGCGKKFFSHKYLVQHRKVHMDDRPLVCPWKGCKMTFKWPWARTEHIRVHTGDRPYVCWEPGCGQTFRFVSDFSRHKRKTGHSAKKGRR, encoded by the exons ATGGCCTCGGCAGCGTCGTCGTCTGCACCAGGGGTGGCGACTTCGGACGCGCCACCACTGGAAGTGCCGCCGTGGCTGAAGTCGCTGCCATTGGCGCCGGAGTTCCACCCCACGCTGCAGGAGTTCCAGGACCCCATCGCCTACATCCTCAAGATCGAGAAGGAGGCCGCCGCCTACGGCATCTGCAAGATCGTTCCGCCGCTCCCCCCGGCCCCCAAGAAGACCGCCGTCGCTAACCTCAACCGCTCCTTCGCCGCCCGCGACCCCGGTGGCAGGAAACCCCCCACCTTCACCACCCGCCAGCAGCAGATCGGCTTCTGCCCCCGCCGCCCCCGCCCCGTCCAGAAGCCCGTCTGGCAGAGCGGCGAGCACTACACACTCCAGCAGTTCGAGACCAAGGCCCGCCAATTTGAGCGCTCCCATCTCCGtcggggcggcggcggaggcggcgggcgcaaggcctcctccgccgccgccaccgcccccACCGCCCTCTCCCCGCTCGAGATCGAGACCCTCTTCTGGCGGGCCGCCGCCGACAAGCCCTTCTCGATCGAGTACGCCAACGACATGCCCGGGTCAGGGTTCGCGCCGATGCCTGCTGCCGGCCGGCGCTGGCGCGAGGAGGCCCTGGCCAACGTCGGGGAGTCTGCGTGGAACATGCGGGGCGTGTCGCGTGCCAAGGGCTCGCTCCTCCGGTTCATGAAGGAGGAGATCCCCGGGGTGACATCCCCCATGGTGTACGTAGCCATGTTGTTCAGCTGGTTTGCGTGGCATGTCGAGGACCACGAGCTGCACAGCTTGAATTACCTGCATATGGGTGCAGGCAAGACGTGGTACGGGGTGCCCAGGGATGCCGGACAAGCATTCGAGGAGGTGATCCGGGTGCACGGCTATGGCGGGGAGGTGAATCCTCTCG TGACTTTTGCACTCCTGGGTGAGAAGACTACTGTTATGTCTCCCGAAGTACTTGTTGGAGCGGGAATCCCATGCTGCAG GTTGGTTCAGAATGCTGGAGATTTTGTTGTCACGTTTCCTGGGGCTTATCATTCAGGGTTTAGTCATG GATTTAATTGTGGGGAGGCAGCAAATATTGCTACACCTGAATGGTTAAGATTCGCCAAAGAAGCTGCAGTTCGGAGGGCTTCAATAAACTATCCTCCTATGGTGTCTCATTTCCAGTTGCTATATGCACTGGCACTGTCTTTATGCACAAG GATGCCAACAAGTGACGGAAGTGAGCCACGGAGTTCTAGATTGAAAGATAAGATGAAAGGAGACGGAGAAGAGATGGTCAAAAATGCATTTGTTCAAAATGTGATCCAAAATAATCACCTACTTAGTGTTCTTCTTGACATGGGAGCATcctgtgttgttcttccgaaaaaAGCACCTGAAATTCCTTTATGTTCTAATTCACTTGTTAGAAATCAAGTCAAGGTAAAGCCAAGATTATCACATGGCTTATGTAACCATCAGGAAGCTTTAGAAGCATCACGAATTATACCTTCCAATGATGCTGGTCTGGGCTTGAATGCAAGGGTTAGAGACTTCAGTGGGTTATTTTCATTTAGAGGAAATTCTACATCAGTAGAAAATG GTGAAAAAGAAGGGACGATACAAGGCGATGGGTTGCTAGATCAAGGACTATTGTCATGTGTCACATGTGGGATTTTGAGCTTTGCATGTGTGGCTGTCATTCAACTAAATGAGGCAACAGCAAAATATCTTATGTCTGCAAACTGTGCTTTCCTTAATGATCATATTATTGGCTCAGGAGAAGTTAGTGGCATAAGCGGAGATACAAATTGGAAGACCAGCAGAAACAACCTGATTACTGACATTG TTCAGGTTTCGGACCAGAGCATGGAAATAGTTTCTGATGTTACATGTCCGAGAGGTGCTTCTGCACTTGATCTTTTAGCTTCTGCTTATGCGGATTCATCAGACGTTGAGGATGAAGATATTCCACATGAGAAGTCTATGTGCTTTGATAAAAATGGCATGAATGAGTCCTCAGAAATACATGGTGCCATTCAGCACTTCAAAACTGCAATTGAACCCCAAGTCCTCtgttcaagggaggttgcacatgAGGAAACATACATGCACTTGGATGGAGCAGACAACCAAATTGGTATGTCTGCTCAGAGTTCTCGTGTTGCTGATGTATCAGATACTTTAAATGGACATGCCAACGATGTTGTGGACAACAGTTGCCAACAAAAATCAGAGTTCTCTAGCATGAATCAGCTAGAAGATAGTAAATTAGTAAGTATATCTGATTTAGAGGATAACGGGGTGATGGCAACTTCTAATGCTTCAGTAAAGTTTGTGGAGGAGCCTAAAGATGTGCATGTCAGGGACCTAGATGATGATTGTCAGAATGCTGGAACTACTGAAATTTATTGCAGCAGCTTCAAGTCAACTTCTGTTTCGACAGAAATCTCTGTCAATCATGATTTCTGTGGCAACCCAGTTGTGCCAGAAAAAAGTACAGCAATGCATCCAAAATTAAGAAATGTTGATCCAAAAATGACTAGCTCAACAGGATTAGTTATGCAAGGATCTGACAAAGATTCTTCAAGAATGCATGTATTCTGTCTTGAGCATGCTGCAGAGGTTGAAAAACAACTTCAGCCGATAGGTGGGGTGCATATGATGCTTCTTTGTCATCCAG ACTATCCCAAAATAGAATCAGAAGCAAAGTTGTTGGCGGAAGAACTAGGAATTGGTTATATATGGAAAGATGTAAAGTTCCAGGAGGCAAATAAACAAGATCAAGAAAGAATCAAAGCGGCCTTAGAGGATGAAGAAGTCATGCCCATGAATAGTGATTGGACAGTGAAACTGGGAATCAACCTGTATTATACTGCCAACCTTAGCAAATCTCCCCTCTACAGCAAGCAAATGCCATATAATCCAATTATATACAAGGTTTTTGGTCGCAATTCCATGGGTAACTCCCCTGTAAAGCCAAAGGCCAACGGGAGGCGCCCAGGAAGACAGAGGAAAATAGTTGTTGCTGGTAGGTGGTGTGGAAAGGTTTGGATGTCAAACCAGGTCCACCCGTATTTAGCCCACAGAATGGAAGCTCAGGAGCAAGAACATACAGAAGAGCTTTATTCACTTGATATCGATCAGAAGCCTTTGATCGAGATAGATATTGAGCATTCCAGCAAAGCATCATCCAAAAGGAACTCATCAGGTAGCAGTGTGGCAACAAAAAATTctggaaagaagaggaagaagcctTCGAGCAAGGCAAAATCCAAGAAACGCAGATGCACCATGGCAGACGCAGATTCAAAATCTGAAGATGTATCCGGAACTTCTGCATCCTCGCTTGGGAGAACTTTGAGAAGCAACCATCGCAGGCAGAATGTAAGCACTAGCCTACAGAAATCGAGTTTGAAAGATGAATCAGGAGGCCCTAGCACGCGTCTCAGGAACCGATCATCCAAGTGTGAAGAGGTTAAGAAGAAATTAGCTATCAAGAAGCAATCTAGAAAGAAGAAAGCCAATACTACTCAAACTGCAAACCTTGCACTCAAGGATGAGGAGCAAGAATTTACATGTGATATTGAGGGGTGCACTATGAGCTTCAGCACGAAGCAAGATCTGGCCTTACACAAG